TTCAATGTGTACGGGCGTTTGGGCGGAGGGGATTGGCAGCTTCGTGCAACGACGACGTCGCCGTCGTTCCACGATGCCGGCCTGCCCGAGGCGCAATACTACGTCGCCACGCGCGACGACAACGGCGACGAGCTGGCGCATTCGGAGACGATCTCGATCGATCTCCAGTCGCGACTCCCAGCACCGCAGGGATTGACGTCGATCTCGCTCAACGGCGCGGTGCAACTCGCGTGGAGCAGCAACGCGGTCGATGCCTCGCGCGCGACGTTCGATCACTATCGCGTGTACTCGACGCCATACGACGGCACGCGCGGCGTGTGCACGGCCAACTGGGTGCTCGAAGGTTCGACCGTGTCCGACGGGTTCCTCGCCGGCAATCTCGCGAACGGCGTCTCGGAATGCTTCGTCGTCAGCGCCATCACACACGACGGGCACGAGAGTCAGTGGAGCGATGCGCATCTCGACACGCCGCGCTTCGACGCCCGCAATGTCGTCGTGTACGCGCATTCGGCGCGCGCGGACAGTGCCGGCTTCCTGTTCCTGGATGAGACCACGAAGCGAGTCGGTACGGTGAGCTCGGCCGCACGCACCGATCTCGATTTCACCGTCGAGCGTCAGGCGGACGGTTCGCTGTGGTTCGCACCGGGCCGTAGCGCGGTCACAATGATGCTGTACTCGACGACCCCGGTCACCGACCTCACGTCGATCGACCGTGCACCTTCGGCGGGGTTCGCGCCCACCGGCATCCAGGCGCTGCCTGGATACGCGTACGTGTTTCGCACGCAAAAGACCGACGGCGTACACTTTGCCGCGGTGCGCGTGGCCTATGTGGCGGCGGATCACGTGGTGTTCGACTGGTCGTATCAGAGTGCCGTCGGAAACGCGGAGCTGAATCGGGCGCCGTGAGTCGAACCATGTTGGATGGTTTGTGAGCGTTGTCATCCCGAGCGGAGGCGCGTAGCGCCGGAGTCGAGGGACCCCGGTCTCAGCGGAGCGCTGCGTACAGCTTCTCCGCCGGGACGGGGGTCCCTCGACTCGCTTCGCTCGCTCGGGATGACAACTGGTCGCTTCGCTCGCTCGGGATGACAACTGGTCGCTTCGCTCGCTCGGGATGACAACTGGTCGCCCAGGGTCGCTCGGGATGACTCGCATGGATATCTTGCTGCATGCCTCCCGAAGTCGTCATCGACGGCAACTCTCTCACGATCGAGCAGGTCGCCGCCGTCGCGCGCGACCGTGCACGCGTCTCGTTGGCGCCGCAGTCACGACAGCGCGCGCGACTGACGCGCGGCATCGTCGAGCTGCTCGTCAGCAAACGCGCTGTCGCGTATGGCGTGACGACCGGCTTCGGCAAGTTGTCCGAAGTCGCCATCCCGCCGGAGCGGTTGGCCGAGCTGCAAGTGAATCTCGTGCGCAGTCACGCGGCGGGCGTCGGCGATCTGCTTCCCGAGCGCGAAGTGCGCGCGATGATGCTTCTCCGCGCGAACGTCATTTCCAAGGGCTACTCGGGCGCGCGCATCGAGCTCGCGGAGCTGTTGCTCGAGATGCTCAACGCGGGGCTGCACCCGCCGATTCCCGAGCAGGGCAGCGTCGGTGCGAGCGGCGATCTCGCGCCGCTCGCGCATCTCGCGCTGTCCGTGATCGGGGAAGGAACGCTCCATCGCGGCGATGAATGCGGGCCCGCCGCCGACATGCTGCGCGCGGTGAATCTGGAGCCGATGACGCTGGCGACGAAGGAAGGACTGACGCTCATCAACGGCACGCAGGCGCATACGGCGATTGCGTCGCTGGCGCTCGTCGATGCGCACCGGCTCTGGCGCACCGCGCACATTGCCGGCGCCATGTCGCTCGAAGCGCTGCTCGGCACCCCGGTCGCGTTCGACCCGCGCATCCACGACGTGCGCGGACAGCTCGGCCAGGCGGCGTCGGCGGCGTATCTGCGCGAGCTGTTGGCGGACAGCGAGATTCGCGAATCGCATCGCGAGAACGATCCACGCGTGCAGGATGCGTACGCGCTCCGCTGCATGCCGCAGGTGCACGGCCCGGTGCTCGACGCGTTGGATTTCGCCGCATCGGTCATTGGGCGCGAGCTGAATGCGGCCACCGACAATCCGCTCGTGTTCGAGAGCGGCGATCTGTTGAGCGGCGGCAATTTCCACGGGCAGTCGGTGGCGATGGCGCTCGACTTCATGGCGATCGCGCTCACGAACCTCGCGACGATCGCCGAGCGGCGGATCGATCGGCTGGTGCATCCGGATTTGAATCAAGGGCTGCCGCCATTCCTGACGCGCGACGCCGGCGTCAACTCCGGGTTCATGATGGCGCAGGTGACCGCGGCGTCGCTGGCGAGCGAGTGCAAGGTGCTGTCGCATCCGGCGAGCGTGGACACCATTCCGACGGACGGCAGCAAGGAAGATGTGGTGCCGATGGCGATGGCGGCCGCGTGGAAGCTCAGGCGCATCGTCAAGAACGTACGGTACGTGCTGGCGATCGAGTTGATGTGCGGCGCGCAGGGAATCGATTATCGGGCGCCGCTCAAGCCGGGGCGCGGCGTGGCACGCGCGCACGCGGCCGTGCGCGCCGCGGTGCCGCCGCTCGACCGCGACCGCGTGCTGGCGCCGGACATCGAGCGTCTCGCCGAACTGATTCAGGGCGATGCGCTGTTTCCAAATATTGAATGAGCATTCGCGAATCAACATGTCCGTATTGACCCGACCCGACCCGACGACCGACCACGCGCCCCGCACGGTTCGCGCGCCGCGCGGCTCGGCGCTCTCCTGCAAAGGCTGGCAGCAGGAGGCCGCGCTGCGCATGCTGATGAACAACCTCGATCCCGAGGTGGCCGAGCGGCCGCAGGATCTCGTGGTGTATGGCGGAACGGGAAAGGCGGCGCGCAACTGGGAGGCGTTCGACGCCATCGTCGCGGCGCTGCGCAAGCTCGAGCACGACGAGACGCTGCTCATTCAAAGCGGCAAGCCGGTCGGCGTGTTTCGCACCCACGCCTGGTCGCCGCGCGTGCTCATCGCCAACAGCAACCTCGTGGGTCGCTGGGCGAACTGGGACTACTTTAGAGAACTCGAACGAGCCGGCCTGATCATGTACGGCCAGATGACCGCGGGCTCGTGGATCTACATCGGCTCGCAGGGAATCGTGCAGGGCACGTACGAGACGTTTGGCGCCGTGGCCGACACGCACTTCAACGGCACGCTCGCCGGCCGCTTCGTGCTCACCGCCGGCCTGGGCGGCATGGGCGGCGCGCAGCCGCTGGCCGCGACGATGAACGACGCCGCGATCCTGGGGATCGAAGTCGACGAGGCGCGCATCGACAAGCGCATCGAGACCGGCTACTGCGATCGCAAGACGTCGAATCTCGACGAAGCGCTTGGGTGGATTCGCGAGGCGACCGACGCGAAGCGCCGGCTGTCGGTGGGGCTCGCCGGCAATGCGGCGGAGATCCTGCCGGAGCTGGTACGTCGCGGCGTCACGCCGGATGTTCTGACCGACCAGACGAGCGCGCACGATACGTTGAATGGATATGTGCCGGCCGGCATGTCGCTCGACGACGCGGCGGCGCTCCGGCGCGGCGATCCCAACGAGTACGTTCGCCGCGCGAATGCCTCGATCGTCGAGCACGTGAAGGCGATGCTCGCCATGCAGGCGCGCGGCGCGATCGCGTTCGACTACGGCAACAACATTCGCACGGTGGCGCTCGACAACGGCGTGGCGAACGCCTTCAACATTCCGGGCTTCGTGCCCGAGTACGTGCGGCCGCTGTTTTGCGCGGGGAAGGGTCCGTTTCGGTGGGTGGCATTGTCCGGGGACAAGAAAGATCTCGATCGCACCGACGAGCTCGTGCTCGAGCTCTTCCCGCACGACGCGCACTTGCGGCGCTGGATCGAGATGGCGCGCGAACGCATTCACTTTCAGGGATTGCCGGCGCGCATCTGCTGGCTGGGGCAGGGCGAGCGCGCGAAGTTCGGCGTCGCGTTGAATGATTTAGTAGCAAAAGGAGAATTAAGCGCACCGATCGTCATCGGCCGCGATCATCTGGACACCGGCAGCGTTGCCTCGCCGTTCCGCGAAACCGAAGCGATGAAGGATGGCAGCGATGCGATCGCCGACTGGCCGATTCTCAACGCGCTCCTGAACACGGCGAGCGGTGCCTCGTGGGTCTCGTTCCATCACGGCGGCGGCGTGGGCATCGGGAACTCGCTCCACGCGGGCCAGGTCATCGTCGCCGACGGCACGCCCGAAATGCGCGTGCGTCTCGAGCGCGTGCTCACGAATGACCCGGGCATCGGCGTCGCGCGGCATGCGGAGGCGGGCTACGACATCGCCATTCGGACGGCGGAAGAGCAGGGGATTCAGCTGCCGATGAGGGGATGACGGCTCAGTCATCCCGAGCGAGCGGAGCCGGGTGCCCTCTGGGCGCATGAGGGACCCCCTTCATTGCGGAGGGCTCCGCCGTCGGGACGGGGATCCTTCGACTCGCTGGCGCTCGCTCAGGATGACGGCCTCATAATATGCTCTCCAACGCCTTTCGCCCCTGGCACGTTCCGCTCTTCGTCGGCAAGTACGCGTGGCTGAAGGCGCGCCGCATGCCCATGCTCGTCAGCTTCGAGGTCACGCAGCGCTGCAACGCACGCTGCGGCTTTTGCGACTACTGGAAGACTGACGCGTCGGCAAAGACGCAGGAGCTCGAGAGCTTCGCCGAGGCGGCGCGATTCTTCAACCCGATGATCGTGACGTTCACCGGCGGTGAGCCGACGCTCCGCCGCGACCTCGAGGACCTGGTCGGCGCGGTCTCGCGCGCGATCCCACTCACGTACATCACCCTGCTCACGCACGGCGCGATGCTGACGGCCGATCGCGCACGCGCGCTGCAGGCGGCCGGCGTCCACCAGCTCAGCATCTCGCTCGACTATCTCGACGAGCGGCACGACCGCGCGCGCGGCATTCCCGGCCTCGTGAACCGCATCTTCGCGGCGGTGTCCGACATGCGCGACGCCGGTGTCGACAACGTGCGGTTCAACACGGTGATCAAGAACGACAACGTCGATCAGATCATGCCGATCATCCGCCGGGCCGCGGCGCTCGGCTACGGCGTGAACCTCAGCGTCTACACCGACTCGAAGAACGGGAACCGCGACCACCTGATCGCCGGCGCGCAGCTGCGCGACGTCGAGCGAGTCATCGCCGACGTGCTCGCGTTCAAGCGCAAGACGCGGCACGCCGTCTCCAACTCCGAGCATTACCTGGAGCAGATCCCGCGCTACCTGCGCGGCGAGCTTCGCGCCCCGTGCCGGTCGGGCATGCGCACCGTCCACATCGACCCGCTCGGCAACGTGAAACGCTGTCCCGATTTTCCGACGGACTTTCACTGGCGCGACTTCAAACGCTACAAGCCGATCGACTGCAACGCGTGCTTCTACGCCTGTCGTGGCGAGGCCGAAGCGCCGCTGCGCTTGTCGCGCGCGAAGGACATGCTGGCATGAGCGACACCGCGCCCGCGACGCTGTTCGTCAACGCGTCGCAAGTGGTGACGTGCGCCGGACCGGCCCGCGCGCGGCGCGGCGCGGAAATGAACGACGCGGTCGTGCAGACCGGCGTCGCCGTCGCGGTGACCGGCGACCGTATTACCGCGGTCGAACCGCTCCAGAGTTTGCGTTCGCGGTTTCCCCGCGCGAATGAATACGACTGCCGCCAGGGCGTCATCACGCCCGGCCTCGTCGACTCACACACGCACGGCATCTTCGGCCGCGCGCGATACGACGAACAGGAGC
This is a stretch of genomic DNA from Gemmatimonadaceae bacterium. It encodes these proteins:
- the hutH gene encoding histidine ammonia-lyase, yielding MPPEVVIDGNSLTIEQVAAVARDRARVSLAPQSRQRARLTRGIVELLVSKRAVAYGVTTGFGKLSEVAIPPERLAELQVNLVRSHAAGVGDLLPEREVRAMMLLRANVISKGYSGARIELAELLLEMLNAGLHPPIPEQGSVGASGDLAPLAHLALSVIGEGTLHRGDECGPAADMLRAVNLEPMTLATKEGLTLINGTQAHTAIASLALVDAHRLWRTAHIAGAMSLEALLGTPVAFDPRIHDVRGQLGQAASAAYLRELLADSEIRESHRENDPRVQDAYALRCMPQVHGPVLDALDFAASVIGRELNAATDNPLVFESGDLLSGGNFHGQSVAMALDFMAIALTNLATIAERRIDRLVHPDLNQGLPPFLTRDAGVNSGFMMAQVTAASLASECKVLSHPASVDTIPTDGSKEDVVPMAMAAAWKLRRIVKNVRYVLAIELMCGAQGIDYRAPLKPGRGVARAHAAVRAAVPPLDRDRVLAPDIERLAELIQGDALFPNIE
- the hutU gene encoding urocanate hydratase yields the protein MSVLTRPDPTTDHAPRTVRAPRGSALSCKGWQQEAALRMLMNNLDPEVAERPQDLVVYGGTGKAARNWEAFDAIVAALRKLEHDETLLIQSGKPVGVFRTHAWSPRVLIANSNLVGRWANWDYFRELERAGLIMYGQMTAGSWIYIGSQGIVQGTYETFGAVADTHFNGTLAGRFVLTAGLGGMGGAQPLAATMNDAAILGIEVDEARIDKRIETGYCDRKTSNLDEALGWIREATDAKRRLSVGLAGNAAEILPELVRRGVTPDVLTDQTSAHDTLNGYVPAGMSLDDAAALRRGDPNEYVRRANASIVEHVKAMLAMQARGAIAFDYGNNIRTVALDNGVANAFNIPGFVPEYVRPLFCAGKGPFRWVALSGDKKDLDRTDELVLELFPHDAHLRRWIEMARERIHFQGLPARICWLGQGERAKFGVALNDLVAKGELSAPIVIGRDHLDTGSVASPFRETEAMKDGSDAIADWPILNALLNTASGASWVSFHHGGGVGIGNSLHAGQVIVADGTPEMRVRLERVLTNDPGIGVARHAEAGYDIAIRTAEEQGIQLPMRG
- a CDS encoding radical SAM protein; amino-acid sequence: MLSNAFRPWHVPLFVGKYAWLKARRMPMLVSFEVTQRCNARCGFCDYWKTDASAKTQELESFAEAARFFNPMIVTFTGGEPTLRRDLEDLVGAVSRAIPLTYITLLTHGAMLTADRARALQAAGVHQLSISLDYLDERHDRARGIPGLVNRIFAAVSDMRDAGVDNVRFNTVIKNDNVDQIMPIIRRAAALGYGVNLSVYTDSKNGNRDHLIAGAQLRDVERVIADVLAFKRKTRHAVSNSEHYLEQIPRYLRGELRAPCRSGMRTVHIDPLGNVKRCPDFPTDFHWRDFKRYKPIDCNACFYACRGEAEAPLRLSRAKDMLA